In Hypanus sabinus isolate sHypSab1 chromosome 17, sHypSab1.hap1, whole genome shotgun sequence, the following proteins share a genomic window:
- the LOC132407164 gene encoding RLA class II histocompatibility antigen, DP alpha-1 chain-like isoform X1: MSEKFTVSFMAILAITWLTVKVTPSKVSQFPPDLAVLRGANVTMFCKFPLLQDIVDVRWWREGEKSFLERNNRRQFTVERGRGTLVLWNVKFPDSGMYYCEAKYQQQSIGNGSGTKLTVFAPPTPLEIVPIGGFSSPRKLLCKTAAFFPEKLEVVWRRNNEEICTGIESVTNRSVDGMYEACSLMEITQSAWGKDVYTCLVSHVSLPVSASFSYILEQGADTRLILACAVGGSAILVLIIVLLILKLKRSPDCSSRRIETGPCRTT, from the exons ATGTCGGAGAAATTTACGGTTTCGTTCATGGCAATTCTGGCTATTACTTGGCTCA CCGTCAAAGTCACTCCGAGCAAAGTGTCACAGTTCCCTCCGGACCTGGCCGTCCTGCGTGGTGCGAATGTTACCATGTTCTGCAAATTTCCACTATTACAAGATATTGTTGACGTTCGTTGGTGGAGGGAAGGCGAGAAGTCATTTTTAGAAAGGAACAACAGAAGACAATTTACTGTAGAAAGAGGAAGGGGAACACTTGTACTCTGGAATGTCAAATTTCCCGACTCCGGAATGTATTACTGTGAAGCAAAGTATCAGCAACAATCTATCGGGAATGGAAGTGGCACCAAGCTCACTGTGTTTG CTCCTCCAACTCCATTGGAAATTGTTCCTATTGGAGGGTTTTCGTCTCCTCGAAAGCTCCTTTGTAAAACGGCTGCCTTCTTCCCGGAGAAATTAGAAGTCGTTTGGCGAAGAAATAACGAAGAAATTTGCACTGGAATAGAAAGTGTGACAAACCGGAGCGTGGATGGCATGTACGAAGCTTGTAGTTTAATGGAAATCACGCAGTCTGCTTGGGGAAAGGATGTTTACACCTGCCTGGTGTCGCATGTCTCCCTCCCGGTGTCTGCAAGTTTCAGCTACATCCTGGAGCAAG GCGCTGATACCAGATTGATTCTCGCATGTGCAGTGGGCGGATCGGCAATTTTAGTTCTGATAATAGTTTTGCTGATACTCAAGTTAAAGAGATCGCCCG ACTGCTCAAGCCGCAGAATCGAAACCGGACCTTGCAGGACAACATGA
- the LOC132407164 gene encoding RLA class II histocompatibility antigen, DP alpha-1 chain-like isoform X2: MFCKFPLLQDIVDVRWWREGEKSFLERNNRRQFTVERGRGTLVLWNVKFPDSGMYYCEAKYQQQSIGNGSGTKLTVFAPPTPLEIVPIGGFSSPRKLLCKTAAFFPEKLEVVWRRNNEEICTGIESVTNRSVDGMYEACSLMEITQSAWGKDVYTCLVSHVSLPVSASFSYILEQGADTRLILACAVGGSAILVLIIVLLILKLKRSPDCSSRRIETGPCRTT; this comes from the exons ATGTTCTGCAAATTTCCACTATTACAAGATATTGTTGACGTTCGTTGGTGGAGGGAAGGCGAGAAGTCATTTTTAGAAAGGAACAACAGAAGACAATTTACTGTAGAAAGAGGAAGGGGAACACTTGTACTCTGGAATGTCAAATTTCCCGACTCCGGAATGTATTACTGTGAAGCAAAGTATCAGCAACAATCTATCGGGAATGGAAGTGGCACCAAGCTCACTGTGTTTG CTCCTCCAACTCCATTGGAAATTGTTCCTATTGGAGGGTTTTCGTCTCCTCGAAAGCTCCTTTGTAAAACGGCTGCCTTCTTCCCGGAGAAATTAGAAGTCGTTTGGCGAAGAAATAACGAAGAAATTTGCACTGGAATAGAAAGTGTGACAAACCGGAGCGTGGATGGCATGTACGAAGCTTGTAGTTTAATGGAAATCACGCAGTCTGCTTGGGGAAAGGATGTTTACACCTGCCTGGTGTCGCATGTCTCCCTCCCGGTGTCTGCAAGTTTCAGCTACATCCTGGAGCAAG GCGCTGATACCAGATTGATTCTCGCATGTGCAGTGGGCGGATCGGCAATTTTAGTTCTGATAATAGTTTTGCTGATACTCAAGTTAAAGAGATCGCCCG ACTGCTCAAGCCGCAGAATCGAAACCGGACCTTGCAGGACAACATGA